CACCTATCGTTCATTCCCAAACCCCGCTTCTAACTTGTGATGTATGGGAACATGCATATTATCTTGATTATAAAAATGAACGTCTAAAGTACCTTGAAGGTTTTTGGGAACATATAAATTGGGATAACGTTTCAAAAGTATATGCAGATAAAGAGCATTTGAATGTGATTGGTCTTGCAGGGGTTGTAAATAACGATCCTGATGACCCTATGTCTGATTATTTGGATGAATTACAACATCAAGAAGAGACCTCTTCTTGAGTTGTTAATAAAAGATGAGATACAAAAATCCCCATAATAAGAAGATAAGGAAACCCAACACTGCAAAAGTAATCACTACGCGCAGTGTAAAATGAAATAAGAACTTAAAAAAGTTTTTCATTTTTTATATGGATATGTTATAAGTTTTAACCCTCTTGTAGCATAATCCATCCCACCTTGAAGGTTGATCACTTTATAGCCTAATTTTTGAGACATCCATGGACCTACTATTGATGTACGGCTTCCCGTATGGCAAATAATTGCAAAAGGTTTTGACGTATCAACTTTAGCATTGAGCTCTTTTAAAAACTTGTCTATATTATATCCCCCACGCTGATCGAAAAACATAATAGGAATAGCACCTTTTAATAGACCTGTTTCTCTCCATTCAGGTGGAGTTCTGATATCTACGATAGGTGTTTTAGAATCAAGTAATTTTTTAGTAATGTACTCACTTTTGTACTCAGCAAATAAAGGGAGTGTAAGAAGAGCTATAAATAAGAAAATTCTTTTCAATTTTTTTCTCCAAAATAAAATTGTATAATTATAACTACTTAACACAAATAGGAATACAATGGCAGCCTCTAAAAAAGCGATAGACAATGCAAATAGACTACGGTATATAAGAGCATTGGAACGATTTCATAAAAGTATCAATTCATATCTTGCAAACTCTGATGATTTATCAAAAGAGAAGTTTGTAAAAAAAGTTGATAACGGACTCAAGCTTTTAAATCGAGTTGAAGAGGTACAGCTTTATAAAGGTGAACTGCAAGATCTGCAAACATTGGTAAAAAAGATAATTGCCTATAAAGATAGTGATGCAGATATTGAAAAAATTAAAGAAGAGATTACCTATGCTTCAAATCAGTTAGATAAAAGTAAAAATGCCAGACGTTATAAAAAAGATAAGCATTCCCAGTCAAAATATAAAGACTGGGAATAGAGAAAAAATTTGAGGTTTACGCCTCTATCTCATTTACATCTTTCCCATGTGCTTCGATAAGCATGCTATCGAGTAGATCAAATAGTTCATGC
Above is a window of Sulfurimonas marina DNA encoding:
- a CDS encoding rhodanese-like domain-containing protein, which gives rise to MKRIFLFIALLTLPLFAEYKSEYITKKLLDSKTPIVDIRTPPEWRETGLLKGAIPIMFFDQRGGYNIDKFLKELNAKVDTSKPFAIICHTGSRTSIVGPWMSQKLGYKVINLQGGMDYATRGLKLITYPYKK